Proteins encoded in a region of the Podarcis muralis chromosome 4, rPodMur119.hap1.1, whole genome shotgun sequence genome:
- the LOC114595218 gene encoding uncharacterized protein LOC114595218 isoform X11, which translates to MGERDSAGPGTGRGHAIQTGSSGGFWENSVQKILGEEDTFRSEMQSQQLRQFCCQEAKGPREVCSRLYHLCRQWLKPERHTKAEMLDLVILEQFLAVLPPEMESWVRECGAETSSQAVALAEGFLLSQAEERKQGTDLFAEMGQISSEAERPPLDTRERPLGDTVILARPLQPSLNGDRMEAAAVEPDQGPVCFEDVAVGFTDEEWELLDPERRVLHKDVMEENRGIVASLCKAPYSDGLEIKNKGDHDKIPTMEKLNKYLESGKSSYSTCHQRNPIGKKPYQCMECGKSFSHSHNLNSHQRIHTGEKSYQCVECGKSFSHSHHLNSHQRIHTGEKSYQCVECGKSFSHSHHLNSHQRIHTGEKPYQCVECGKSFNQSSHLTSHQRIHTGEKPYQCGECGKTFSQSANLTSHQRIHTREKPYQCVECGKTFSQSANLTSHQRIHTGEKPYQCVECGKSFSQSAGLTSHRRIHTGEKPYQCVECGKSFMKSSSLTSHQRIHTGEKPYQCVECGKSFSHSHRLTSHQVIHTGKKPYQCFECGNSFCHSHSLTSHQRIHTGVKQYQCVECGKSFSHSHSLTSHQVIHTGKKPYQCFECGNSFSTSSNLISHQRIHTGEKPYQCVECGKSFNQSSILTSHQRIHTGEKPYQCVECGKSFRKSSNLSSHQRIHTGEKPYQCVECGKSFSQSSNLTSHQRIHTKSGKPFIIQLSALEKNTPL; encoded by the exons atgggtgagcgagactcagctggccctggaacaggaagaggccatgccatccaaaccgggagcagtggggggttctgggaaaactctgtgcagaagatcctgggtgaggaggacaccttCCGCTCAGagatgcagagccagcagttgaggcagttctgctgccaggaggccaaaggaccccgagaggtttgcagccgactctaccacctttgccGTCAGTggttgaagccagaaaggcacacgaaagctgagatgctggacctggtgatcttggagcagttcctggctgtccttccaccggagatggagagctgggtgagggaatgcggagcggagaccagttcccaggcggtggccctggccgaaggtttcctcctgagtcaggcagaggagagaaagcag ggaacggatctctttgcagaaatgggccagatttcttctgaggcagagaggcctccgctggacaccagagagaggccactgg gtgacacaGTGATACTGGCTAGACCTCTTCAACCATCTCTGAATGGGGACAGAatggaagcagcggctgtggaaccagatcag ggtccagtgtgttttgaagatgttgctgttggtttcacggatgaggagtgggagttgctggatcctgaGAGGAGAgttctgcataaggacgtcatggaggagaatcgtgggatcgtggcctctctctgtaaagctcCCT ATAGTGATGGACTGGAAATCAAGAACAAGGGTGACCATGacaaaatccccacaatggagaagCTGAATAAATATCTTGAAAGTGGGAAAAGTTCTTATTCCACTTGCCATCAAAGAAATCCCATtgggaagaaaccctatcagtgcatggaatgtggaaagagcttcagtcacagccacaatctcaattcccatcagagaattcatacaggggagaaatcctatcagtgtgtggaatgtggaaagagcttcagtcacagccaccatctcaattcccatcagagaattcatacaggggagaaatcctatcagtgtgtggaatgtggaaagagcttcagtcacagccaccatctcaattcccatcagagaattcatacaggggagaaaccctatcagtgtgtggaatgtggaaagagcttcaatcagagctcccatctcacttcccatcagagaattcatacaggggagaaaccctatcagtgtggggaatgtggaaagaccttcagtcagagcgccaatctcacttcccatcagagaattcatacacgggagaaaccctatcagtgtgtggaatgtggaaagaccttcagtcagagtgccaatctcacttcccatcagagaattcatacaggggagaaaccctatcagtgtgtggaatgtggaaagagcttcagtcagagcgccggtctcacttcccatcggagaattcatacaggggagaaaccctatcagtgtgtggaatgtggaaagagcttcatgaAGAGCtcttctctcacttcccatcaaagaattcatacaggggagaaaccctatcagtgtgtggaatgtggaaagagcttcagtcatagccaccgtctcacttcccatcaagtaattcatacagggaagaaaccctatcagtgctttgaatgtggaaacagcttctgtcacagccacagtctcacttcccatcaaagaattcatacaggggtgaAACaatatcagtgcgtggaatgtggaaagagcttcagtcacagccacagtctcacttcccatcaagtaattcatacagggaagaaaccctatcaatgctttgaatgtggaaatagcttcagtacGAGCTccaatctcatttcccatcaaagaattcatacaggggagaaaccctatcagtgcgtggaatgtggaaagagcttcaatcagagctccattctcacttcccatcaaagaattcatacaggggagaaaccctatcagtgtgtggaatgtggaaagagcttcaggaagagctccaatctcagttcccatcaaaggattcataccggagagaaaccctatcagtgtgtggaatgtggaaagagcttcagtcagagctccaatctcacttcccatcaaaggattcatacgaAGAGTGGAAAAcccttcattatacaactttcAGCGCTAGAGAAaaacacaccactttaa
- the LOC114595218 gene encoding uncharacterized protein LOC114595218 isoform X33, with product MEENSGIMASLDSDGLEIKNKGDHDKIPTMEKLNKYLESGKSSYSTCHQRNPIGKKPYQCMECGKSFSHSHNLNSHQRIHTGEKSYQCVECGKSFSHSHHLNSHQRIHTGEKSYQCVECGKSFSHSHHLNSHQRIHTGEKPYQCVECGKSFNQSSHLTSHQRIHTGEKPYQCGECGKTFSQSANLTSHQRIHTREKPYQCVECGKTFSQSANLTSHQRIHTGEKPYQCVECGKSFSQSAGLTSHRRIHTGEKPYQCVECGKSFMKSSSLTSHQRIHTGEKPYQCVECGKSFSHSHRLTSHQVIHTGKKPYQCFECGNSFCHSHSLTSHQRIHTGVKQYQCVECGKSFSHSHSLTSHQVIHTGKKPYQCFECGNSFSTSSNLISHQRIHTGEKPYQCVECGKSFNQSSILTSHQRIHTGEKPYQCVECGKSFRKSSNLSSHQRIHTGEKPYQCVECGKSFSQSSNLTSHQRIHTKSGKPFIIQLSALEKNTPL from the coding sequence ATAGTGATGGACTGGAAATCAAGAACAAGGGTGACCATGacaaaatccccacaatggagaagCTGAATAAATATCTTGAAAGTGGGAAAAGTTCTTATTCCACTTGCCATCAAAGAAATCCCATtgggaagaaaccctatcagtgcatggaatgtggaaagagcttcagtcacagccacaatctcaattcccatcagagaattcatacaggggagaaatcctatcagtgtgtggaatgtggaaagagcttcagtcacagccaccatctcaattcccatcagagaattcatacaggggagaaatcctatcagtgtgtggaatgtggaaagagcttcagtcacagccaccatctcaattcccatcagagaattcatacaggggagaaaccctatcagtgtgtggaatgtggaaagagcttcaatcagagctcccatctcacttcccatcagagaattcatacaggggagaaaccctatcagtgtggggaatgtggaaagaccttcagtcagagcgccaatctcacttcccatcagagaattcatacacgggagaaaccctatcagtgtgtggaatgtggaaagaccttcagtcagagtgccaatctcacttcccatcagagaattcatacaggggagaaaccctatcagtgtgtggaatgtggaaagagcttcagtcagagcgccggtctcacttcccatcggagaattcatacaggggagaaaccctatcagtgtgtggaatgtggaaagagcttcatgaAGAGCtcttctctcacttcccatcaaagaattcatacaggggagaaaccctatcagtgtgtggaatgtggaaagagcttcagtcatagccaccgtctcacttcccatcaagtaattcatacagggaagaaaccctatcagtgctttgaatgtggaaacagcttctgtcacagccacagtctcacttcccatcaaagaattcatacaggggtgaAACaatatcagtgcgtggaatgtggaaagagcttcagtcacagccacagtctcacttcccatcaagtaattcatacagggaagaaaccctatcaatgctttgaatgtggaaatagcttcagtacGAGCTccaatctcatttcccatcaaagaattcatacaggggagaaaccctatcagtgcgtggaatgtggaaagagcttcaatcagagctccattctcacttcccatcaaagaattcatacaggggagaaaccctatcagtgtgtggaatgtggaaagagcttcaggaagagctccaatctcagttcccatcaaaggattcataccggagagaaaccctatcagtgtgtggaatgtggaaagagcttcagtcagagctccaatctcacttcccatcaaaggattcatacgaAGAGTGGAAAAcccttcattatacaactttcAGCGCTAGAGAAaaacacaccactttaa